The following are encoded in a window of bacterium genomic DNA:
- a CDS encoding amidase, producing the protein MNRRKFMQKSAEAGLALTALAYTACRVQERAGKSSADKSAPASEEHALNEATVGFLQQKMNSGEKTSRSIVEQYLQHIEAIDRRGPALNAVIEVNPDALSIADRMDQERKAGQVRGPLHGIPVLIKDNIDTGDRMMTTAGALALNGHRAKRDAFIIARLRDAGAVLLGKTNLSEWANFRSTRSTSGWSSRGGQTRNPYVLDRNPCGSSSGSAVAVSANLCAVAIGTETDGSIIAPSSFCGIVGIKPTVGLWSRSGIIPISRTQDTAGPMARTVTDAAILLGALTGVDEQDRATLQSSGKTHTDYTRFLTTDGLKGRRIGVERSFLKGHEGVVAIYRQAIEVLKRQGAEVVEVELLKACQELSEAEGIVLRYEFKDGVNRYLANANAPVRTLAEVIAFNKHHEAEAMPYFKQEILESCEEKGGLASKEYTDALARTLRARNIIDDLMLAQRLDALCSTSYGLPHCTDLVNGDYDVGFYFPPPAAMAGYPHITVPMGFVMELPLGFSFVAGAYQEPQLLAMAYAFEQAAPQRRAPKFLATLHPQTAG; encoded by the coding sequence ATGAATAGAAGAAAATTTATGCAAAAAAGCGCCGAGGCGGGATTGGCACTGACCGCTCTTGCATACACTGCATGCCGGGTGCAGGAGCGCGCGGGTAAAAGTTCTGCAGACAAGAGCGCTCCAGCGTCTGAGGAGCATGCATTGAACGAAGCGACCGTTGGTTTTTTACAGCAAAAGATGAACAGCGGCGAAAAGACTTCGCGCTCGATTGTCGAACAGTATTTGCAGCACATCGAAGCGATCGACCGGCGCGGTCCGGCGCTCAACGCGGTGATCGAGGTGAATCCCGACGCGCTGAGCATTGCCGACCGAATGGATCAGGAGCGCAAGGCCGGGCAAGTGCGCGGTCCGTTGCACGGCATTCCGGTGCTGATCAAGGATAACATCGACACCGGCGATAGAATGATGACCACCGCCGGCGCCCTGGCTCTGAACGGTCACAGAGCGAAGCGGGACGCCTTTATCATCGCGCGTCTTCGCGACGCAGGGGCTGTGCTGCTGGGCAAAACCAACCTGAGTGAGTGGGCTAACTTTCGTTCCACGCGATCCACCAGCGGCTGGAGCAGCCGGGGCGGACAGACCAGAAACCCCTATGTGCTGGATCGAAATCCCTGCGGTTCCAGTTCCGGATCTGCGGTGGCGGTATCCGCCAACCTGTGCGCCGTTGCCATCGGCACAGAGACGGACGGCTCCATCATCGCCCCCTCCTCATTCTGCGGCATTGTGGGCATCAAGCCCACCGTGGGCCTGTGGAGCCGGAGCGGCATCATTCCCATCTCGCGCACGCAGGACACCGCGGGTCCGATGGCGCGCACGGTAACCGATGCGGCGATCCTGCTGGGCGCGCTGACCGGCGTGGATGAGCAGGATCGCGCTACCCTGCAAAGCAGTGGTAAGACACATACGGATTACACCCGCTTTCTCACCACCGATGGGTTGAAGGGCAGACGCATCGGCGTCGAACGCTCTTTCCTGAAAGGGCATGAGGGGGTTGTGGCGATTTACCGGCAGGCCATCGAGGTGCTGAAACGGCAGGGGGCGGAGGTGGTCGAGGTCGAACTGCTGAAGGCCTGCCAGGAGCTCAGCGAGGCGGAGGGGATTGTTCTGCGTTACGAATTCAAAGACGGGGTGAACCGGTATCTGGCGAATGCCAATGCGCCGGTCCGAACGCTGGCGGAAGTGATCGCATTCAACAAACACCACGAGGCGGAAGCCATGCCCTATTTCAAACAGGAGATCCTGGAGAGCTGTGAAGAAAAGGGCGGATTGGCCTCTAAAGAATACACCGACGCGCTCGCCCGTACGCTTCGCGCGCGCAACATCATCGATGATCTTATGCTGGCCCAGCGGCTGGATGCCCTGTGCAGCACAAGTTATGGCCTGCCGCATTGCACGGATCTGGTCAACGGGGATTACGATGTGGGCTTTTATTTTCCGCCGCCCGCAGCCATGGCCGGGTATCCGCACATCACCGTCCCGATGGGTTTTGTGATGGAACTGCCGCTGGGATTTTCGTTCGTCGCCGGCGCCTATCAGGAGCCCCAACTTCTTGCCATGGCCTATGCCTTTGAACAGGCGGCGCCGCAAAGGCGGGCGCCCAAGTTTTTAGCGACGCTTCATCCGCAGACCGCGGGATAA
- a CDS encoding sulfatase — translation MNHYSRRSFLHNAALGSAALLGTPLLRCTASRRASLPNVVIIFTDDQGYADVGCYGAQDIDTPHLDRMAREGVRFTDFYVAQPVCGASRAALLTGCYPNRIGLLGAPSPQATHGIHADEMTMAELLKQNAYRTAIYGKWHLGHHPPFLPTRNGFDEYLGLPYSNDMWPGHPEVGDRFPPLPLIENEKTIESNPDQSQLTTRYTERAVRFIKRNKARPFFLYVAHSMPHVPLFVSNKFKGQSKRGLYGDVIMEIDWSVGEILQALETHGLSEKTLVIFSSDNGPWLSYGDHGGSAGPLREGKGTVWEGGVRVPCMMRWPGALPAQSVCRQPCMTIDLFPSIAEITGAGLPTHPIDGRSIWPLMKGDSAAAPPHQALYFFWERQLQALRSGRWKLHLPHRYRSMQGQTAGSGGVPGKYVQKETGLELYDLEVDPGESHDVATEHPEEVARLLAIAGMINEELGDNERPGKGCRPAGQI, via the coding sequence ATGAATCATTATTCACGACGCTCCTTTTTGCACAATGCAGCGCTGGGTTCCGCCGCCCTGTTAGGGACCCCGCTGCTGCGCTGCACCGCATCCCGCCGCGCCTCTTTGCCCAATGTAGTCATCATCTTCACCGACGACCAGGGCTATGCGGATGTCGGCTGTTACGGCGCCCAAGACATCGATACGCCGCATTTGGACCGCATGGCCCGTGAGGGCGTTCGTTTCACCGATTTCTATGTGGCCCAGCCGGTGTGCGGCGCCTCCCGGGCCGCCCTGCTGACCGGTTGTTATCCCAATCGAATCGGTCTGTTAGGCGCGCCGTCGCCGCAAGCCACTCACGGCATACACGCGGATGAGATGACCATGGCTGAATTACTCAAGCAGAATGCCTATCGCACCGCAATCTATGGGAAATGGCATTTGGGACATCATCCGCCTTTCCTGCCGACGCGGAACGGCTTTGACGAGTACCTCGGCCTGCCCTATTCCAATGATATGTGGCCGGGCCATCCGGAGGTGGGAGATCGTTTCCCTCCGCTGCCTCTGATCGAGAATGAAAAGACCATTGAGAGCAATCCGGATCAGTCGCAGCTCACCACGCGCTACACGGAACGGGCGGTGCGGTTTATCAAGCGCAATAAAGCGCGGCCGTTTTTTCTCTATGTCGCCCATTCAATGCCTCATGTGCCGCTTTTTGTTTCGAACAAGTTCAAGGGCCAATCGAAACGAGGGCTCTATGGCGACGTGATCATGGAGATCGACTGGTCGGTGGGCGAGATTCTTCAAGCCCTGGAAACACACGGTCTGAGCGAAAAGACTCTGGTGATTTTTTCCTCTGACAACGGCCCCTGGCTGAGTTACGGCGATCATGGCGGATCAGCCGGACCGCTGCGCGAAGGCAAGGGAACAGTGTGGGAGGGGGGCGTCCGCGTTCCTTGCATGATGCGTTGGCCCGGCGCTCTGCCTGCGCAGAGCGTCTGCCGGCAACCGTGCATGACGATCGATCTTTTCCCCAGCATCGCCGAGATCACCGGCGCCGGGCTGCCCACTCATCCCATCGACGGCCGCAGCATCTGGCCGCTCATGAAGGGCGATTCAGCAGCTGCTCCGCCGCATCAGGCCCTGTACTTTTTCTGGGAGCGACAGCTGCAAGCCCTGCGCAGCGGCCGCTGGAAGCTTCATCTTCCTCATCGCTATCGCTCCATGCAAGGTCAAACGGCCGGCAGCGGCGGGGTTCCGGGCAAATACGTTCAGAAAGAAACCGGTCTTGAACTTTACGATTTGGAAGTAGATCCGGGTGAATCGCATGATGTGGCAACAGAGCACCCTGAGGAGGTCGCCAGGCTGCTGGCGATTGCCGGAATGATCAACGAAGAGCTGGGCGATAATGAACGGCCGGGCAAGGGCTGCCGTCCGGCAGGGCAGATCTGA